The proteins below are encoded in one region of Chiloscyllium punctatum isolate Juve2018m chromosome 9, sChiPun1.3, whole genome shotgun sequence:
- the LOC140481342 gene encoding uncharacterized protein, whose product MAGMRNYLAYQHPYTQDLQPTLYARYIDDIFFLWTHGKESLIKLHSDINKFHPTIKLTLDYSQLSVSFLDTCISIKDGHLSTSLYRKPTDNLTMLHFSSFHTKHIKTAIPYGQALRVHQICSDEEECDEHLEVLRDALIRTGYDAQLIDCQFRRVTARNCSDLLRRQTLAATDKVPFVVQYFPGAEKLRHVLRDLQHIINEDEHLAKTFPTPPLLTFKQTPNLKQIIVCSKLPSSQDNSIQPCHGRRCKTCQSVDTDTAITRGDTSHLVHGRYSCDSANVVYLIRCRQGCPETWYIGETEQRLRQRMNGHHTTINRQEGSLPVGEHFSSSGHSTLDLQVTLL is encoded by the exons ATGGCGGGCATGAGAAATTATTTGG CATACCAACACCCATACacgcaggatctccaaccaacattatacgccaggtacattgacgacattttcttcctctggacccatggcaaagagtcactgataaaactacacagtgatatcaacaagtttcatcccaccattaaACTCACCCTGGACTACTCtcaactatctgtctcattcttggacacctgcatctccatcaaggatgggcacctcagcacttcactctaccgcaaacccacggataacctcacaatgctacacttctccagcttccacacaaaacatattaaaacagccattccctatggacaagccctacgtgTACACCaaatctgctcagatgaggaggaatgtgacgagcacctggaagtactcagggatgccctcataagaacggggtatgatgcccaactcatcgactgccagttccgacgtgtcacagcaaggaactgtagtgacctcctcaggagacagacacttgCTGCAACTGACaaggtacccttcgttgttcagtacttcccaggagctgaaaaactacgccatgttcttcgtgacctgcagcacattatcaatgaggatgagcacctcgccaagaccttccccacacctccactgctcacctttaaacaaacgccaaacctcaaacagatcattgtttgtagcaagctgcctagctctcaggacaactccatacaaccctgtcatggtaggcgctgcaagacgtgtcagagtgtggacacagATACCgccattacgcgtggggacacctcccaccttgtacatggcaggtactcatgtgactcagccaacgttgtctatcttatacgttgcaggcaaggatgccctgagacatggtacattggggaaactgagcaaaggctacgacaacggatgaatgggcaccacacaacaatcaacagacaggagggttccctcccagttggggaacacttcagcagttcaggacattcgaccttggaccttcAAGTAACTCTCCTCTGA